The following are from one region of the Geothermobacter ehrlichii genome:
- a CDS encoding flagellar protein FlaG, translating to MSITAITPGGGLGPPKTQEPAEQVRQDRLPVQDLPDPEKAEKKVNSEELFDRIKELSQDGQYSVRFEMNEDVNALVIRVVDRQTGEVIRQIPNEELLKSIKALQDLRGLMVDMES from the coding sequence ATGAGCATCACGGCAATTACACCGGGAGGGGGGCTCGGTCCTCCCAAAACCCAGGAACCGGCGGAGCAGGTCCGTCAGGACCGGTTGCCGGTACAGGATCTCCCTGACCCCGAAAAAGCGGAAAAGAAAGTCAATTCCGAGGAACTGTTCGACAGGATCAAGGAACTCTCCCAAGACGGCCAGTACAGCGTCCGGTTTGAAATGAACGAAGATGTCAACGCCCTGGTCATCCGGGTTGTCGATCGCCAAACAGGCGAAGTCATTCGCCAGATACCGAACGAAGAGCTGCTCAAGTCGATCAAGGCCCTGCAGGATCTGCGCGGCCTGATGGTCGACATGGAAAGCTGA
- the fliD gene encoding flagellar filament capping protein FliD, protein MTINFNGLATGIDTASLIDGLMEVERKPVETLKLDRDYQNARLDAYKTLGNALTELLGKVRDLAKADDLQGRKSQVTGEPLVSVSTTTSSAMEGSYQIKSFSFAQVEKDISQGYADKTAASFGTGTITVTVGGVSHDITIDSTNNSLEGIVGAINDANLGIMAAIINDGTTSPYRLVVSGKTAGDPADVGFDIDFSGLTGGSYANPVLTETQQASQAHVQVDGVDIYSNSNVFTDAIPGVTFSVDQADGGATTATLTVTIDRDATKNKIKSFVDSYNKIMTFVSSQSAKDGQNAGVLAGDAGMNSIKRRLQNLLTTVVDTGGSFQSLADLGLETQRDGTLVVDDTQLSDAIDRDLDSIVSLLAGNDTTEGIATKFETTLESLTDDSTGFLTSREESINRTIERINANIERIQDRLDKREQRLLDQFNAMETLVSALNAQGDYLTQQMTMLQNMWSKK, encoded by the coding sequence ATGACGATCAACTTCAACGGTCTGGCAACTGGTATCGACACCGCGTCCCTCATCGACGGGCTGATGGAGGTCGAACGCAAACCGGTCGAGACCCTCAAGCTCGACCGTGACTACCAGAACGCCCGTCTCGACGCCTACAAAACTCTGGGCAACGCGCTGACGGAACTGCTCGGCAAGGTCAGGGATCTTGCCAAGGCGGACGACCTACAGGGACGAAAAAGCCAGGTAACCGGTGAGCCCCTGGTTTCGGTCAGCACGACCACATCCTCCGCCATGGAGGGGAGCTACCAGATCAAGTCGTTCAGCTTCGCCCAGGTGGAGAAGGATATCTCCCAGGGCTATGCCGACAAGACCGCCGCGTCGTTCGGTACCGGCACCATCACCGTCACTGTCGGCGGCGTAAGTCACGACATCACCATCGACAGCACCAACAACTCCCTGGAAGGGATCGTGGGCGCCATCAACGACGCCAATCTCGGGATCATGGCCGCCATCATCAACGACGGGACCACCAGCCCGTACCGGCTGGTGGTCTCAGGCAAGACGGCAGGCGATCCCGCCGACGTCGGCTTCGACATTGACTTTTCGGGATTGACCGGCGGCAGCTACGCCAATCCCGTTCTGACCGAAACGCAACAGGCGAGCCAGGCGCACGTTCAGGTTGACGGTGTCGACATCTACAGCAACAGCAATGTCTTCACCGACGCCATTCCGGGCGTCACCTTCAGCGTCGACCAGGCCGACGGCGGCGCCACCACGGCAACCCTGACCGTGACAATCGATCGGGACGCCACCAAGAACAAGATCAAGTCCTTTGTCGACAGTTACAACAAGATCATGACGTTCGTCTCCAGCCAGTCGGCAAAGGACGGCCAAAACGCCGGAGTGCTGGCGGGCGATGCCGGCATGAACAGCATCAAGCGTCGTCTGCAGAACCTGCTCACCACCGTAGTCGATACCGGCGGCAGTTTCCAGAGCCTGGCCGACCTCGGGCTGGAGACCCAGCGGGACGGAACCCTGGTAGTCGACGACACCCAGCTGTCCGACGCCATCGACCGTGACCTCGACAGCATCGTCAGCCTGCTTGCCGGCAACGACACCACCGAGGGCATAGCGACCAAATTCGAAACGACGCTCGAATCCCTGACCGATGACAGCACCGGTTTTCTCACCTCGCGCGAGGAAAGCATCAACCGCACCATCGAACGGATCAATGCCAATATCGAGCGCATTCAGGACCGCCTCGACAAACGGGAACAGCGTCTGCTCGACCAGTTCAACGCCATGGAAACCCTGGTGAGCGCCCTCAACGCGCAGGGCGATTACCTGACCCAACAGATGACCATGCTGCAAAACATGTGGAGTAAAAAATAA